Proteins from one Fragaria vesca subsp. vesca linkage group LG6, FraVesHawaii_1.0, whole genome shotgun sequence genomic window:
- the LOC101294089 gene encoding protein LURP-one-related 8-like has protein sequence MTKVYPNGAAAAATANVAAYEAEQKRRVSGSEEATVLTVWKKSLLLNCNGFTVFDTKGNLVFRVDNYLSGRKGEIVLMDAHGKCLLTIRRKRLSLGDNWVVYDGETAENPRFCVRKNVNMLNNKYLAQVNNKNSVLYQVEGSYAQRCCAVYDGKRRKVAEIKRKEAAVGGVAMGVDVFRLVVQPDLDTSVAMAFVILLDQMYGSSKR, from the exons ATGACAAAGGTATACCCCAACGGCGCTGCTGCAGCGGCCACGGCCAATGTCGCCGCCTACGAGGCTGAGCAGAAGAGGAGGGTATCGGGGTCCGAAGAGGCCACGGTGCTGACGGTGTGGAAGAAGTCATTGCTGTTGAACTGCAACGGGTTTACGGTGTTTGACACCAAGGGAAACCTTGTCTTTAGGGTCGACAACTACTTGTCTGGCCGGAAAGGGGAGATCGTCCTCATGGACGCCCATGGCAAGTGCCTCCTCACCATCCGCCGCAAG AGACTGAGCTTGGGGGATAACTGGGTGGTATACGACGGAGAGACGGCGGAGAATCCGCGGTTCTGCGTGAGGAAGAACGTGAACATGCTAAACAACAAGTACTTGGCGCAAGTGAACAACAAGAACTCGGTGTTGTACCAGGTAGAAGGGTCGTACGCGCAGAGGTGCTGCGCCGTATACGACGGCAAGAGGAGGAAGGTGGCGGAGATCAAGAGGAAGGAGGCGGCCGTGGGCGGAGTGGCTATGGGAGTCGACGTCTTCCGACTAGTCGTACAGCCCGATCTTGACACGTCGGTGGCGATGGCGTTTGTCATCCTCCTTGACCAGATGTACGGCTCCTCTAAGCGTTAG